The following coding sequences are from one Balneolales bacterium ANBcel1 window:
- a CDS encoding alanine dehydrogenase — MEIMNPYQVAQQFGLKTLEKPEERTGSHISMKIGLPRERSKDERRMAVTPGGVADLKANGHEVFVEAGAGEDARFPDHEYSEAGAEIAATAEELYKRSEIILKVAPPDESEHELLQPDQVVISALHLGGTTEKYLKELMRKNITGIGFEFIKSPDNSFPIVRMMHEITGSMSIQIAAHYLENNQNGQGILLGGISGVPPATVVILGAGIIAEYAARTALGYGAQVFVMDNDLAQLRHLENSLDRRIITAMATHQYITSALKVADVVIGAAMVEGHRAPCWVTRPMVEAMKPGSVIVDAVIDQGGCIETSRTTTLSDPVFTDSGVVHYCVPNIPANAARTATTALNNLLVPFLLDIGDAGGIREALWTNVSLRNGTYVYKNQLTKKSLSQFFNIPYRDIEMLIASRI; from the coding sequence ATGGAAATAATGAACCCCTACCAGGTTGCGCAGCAATTCGGCCTGAAGACCCTGGAAAAACCCGAAGAGCGCACCGGATCACATATCAGCATGAAGATAGGGCTCCCCCGCGAGCGATCCAAGGATGAACGGCGAATGGCGGTCACACCCGGCGGTGTCGCCGATCTCAAGGCCAACGGCCACGAGGTATTTGTCGAGGCCGGTGCCGGTGAAGACGCCCGGTTTCCCGACCATGAGTATTCCGAGGCCGGAGCCGAAATAGCCGCAACCGCCGAAGAGCTCTACAAGCGATCCGAAATCATCCTGAAAGTGGCCCCGCCCGACGAAAGTGAGCATGAACTGCTGCAACCCGATCAGGTTGTCATCTCGGCACTGCATCTTGGCGGCACTACCGAAAAGTATCTCAAGGAGCTGATGCGCAAAAACATCACCGGCATCGGCTTTGAGTTCATCAAATCTCCCGACAACAGTTTCCCGATTGTCCGGATGATGCACGAAATCACCGGCTCCATGTCCATTCAGATCGCCGCCCATTATCTGGAGAACAATCAGAACGGACAGGGCATCCTTCTGGGCGGAATCTCCGGTGTGCCGCCTGCGACGGTCGTGATTCTCGGAGCCGGCATCATTGCCGAATATGCGGCCCGTACGGCTCTGGGATACGGCGCCCAGGTGTTTGTCATGGACAATGACCTTGCCCAGCTCCGGCACCTTGAAAACTCGCTCGACCGTCGAATCATCACCGCCATGGCTACTCATCAGTATATCACCTCGGCCCTCAAGGTTGCCGACGTGGTGATCGGCGCGGCGATGGTCGAGGGGCACCGCGCACCCTGCTGGGTCACCAGGCCCATGGTGGAGGCGATGAAACCGGGCAGTGTTATTGTGGATGCCGTCATCGACCAGGGCGGATGTATTGAGACAAGCCGGACTACCACACTCTCCGATCCCGTTTTTACAGACAGCGGCGTGGTGCATTACTGCGTGCCCAACATCCCTGCCAACGCCGCCCGTACCGCAACCACGGCTCTGAATAATCTGCTGGTTCCGTTCCTGCTGGATATCGGCGACGCCGGCGGCATCCGTGAGGCGCTGTGGACCAACGTCAGTCTTCGAAACGGCACCTATGTTTATAAAAACCAGCTCACAAAAAAATCCCTCTCCCAGTTTTTCAACATCCCCTACCGTGATATCGAAATGCTGATCGCCAGCCGGATCTAG
- a CDS encoding M28 family peptidase yields MKSFTTHLCLTGTLFFLIISCSPDNGEVPLPGPLSEADIMEHVEVLASDEFGGRAPGTVHEEMTVEYIADQFERFGLEPGMPGGSWTQPVPLMAQQTHLAELTLSTDGEALNYLDDFMAWPAHVQESVEVNEAELIYVGYGIEAPEEEWDDFKGTDVSGKVLVFKNFNPVTFEDRFDGGNRLYYGRWTYKFEQAIAKGALGAFIIHTDETAGYGWDIVRNSWSRERFFVFDDEGHNTEFSGWLTHDRSRELFEAAGLDLDDMLAAAEDPAFEPVPMPNVTVNLSLQADYRSIEGQNVVGKLPGSDPILADEAVVFSAHHDHLGIGTPVDGDSIFNGAWDNASGVSLLINMGRLFAMESEEIRRTLYFAAVTAEESGLLGSQYFAENPPVHAGKISANINLDATNIFGKTRDFVAIGYGRSDIDGILDEEARRLGRTVKPDPRPEQGIYYRSDHFSFARQGIPALYPNPGTDFVDKPDNFNDQVAEYREKIYHTVHDKVHDWWDLSGAVEDMKLIYRVAKRIANADAMRQWVPGGEFEQARINAMEEAAALPEPY; encoded by the coding sequence ATGAAATCATTTACCACGCATTTGTGCCTGACCGGCACCCTGTTTTTTCTGATTATTTCCTGCAGCCCCGATAATGGTGAAGTACCGCTGCCGGGCCCGCTTTCCGAGGCCGATATCATGGAGCATGTGGAAGTGCTCGCCTCTGATGAATTCGGCGGCCGCGCCCCCGGTACTGTCCATGAGGAGATGACGGTTGAATACATCGCCGACCAGTTTGAACGGTTCGGCCTGGAACCCGGAATGCCCGGCGGATCCTGGACCCAGCCCGTGCCGCTGATGGCCCAGCAGACCCATCTCGCAGAACTGACCTTGTCCACCGACGGGGAGGCCCTGAACTATCTGGACGACTTCATGGCCTGGCCCGCACACGTGCAGGAGTCGGTGGAAGTCAACGAAGCCGAACTGATCTATGTCGGCTACGGAATCGAAGCCCCGGAAGAGGAGTGGGACGACTTCAAGGGAACGGATGTATCCGGCAAGGTGCTGGTTTTCAAAAACTTCAACCCCGTCACCTTTGAAGACCGCTTTGACGGCGGAAACAGGCTTTACTACGGACGATGGACCTACAAATTTGAACAGGCGATCGCAAAGGGCGCTCTGGGAGCCTTTATCATCCATACCGACGAAACCGCCGGTTACGGCTGGGATATCGTTCGCAACAGCTGGAGCCGGGAACGTTTCTTTGTGTTTGATGATGAGGGACACAACACGGAGTTTTCAGGCTGGCTCACCCATGACCGCAGCAGGGAGCTGTTTGAAGCCGCGGGCCTTGACCTCGACGACATGCTGGCCGCCGCCGAAGACCCCGCCTTTGAGCCGGTGCCCATGCCCAATGTAACGGTTAACCTCTCCCTGCAAGCCGATTACCGCTCCATCGAGGGGCAGAATGTGGTTGGCAAGCTCCCCGGTTCCGATCCCATCCTCGCCGACGAAGCGGTGGTGTTCTCCGCCCACCACGACCACCTGGGCATCGGCACCCCTGTTGACGGCGACTCCATCTTCAATGGTGCCTGGGATAACGCCAGCGGGGTGAGCCTGCTCATCAACATGGGCCGGCTGTTTGCCATGGAATCGGAAGAGATCCGCCGCACTCTCTATTTTGCAGCCGTAACCGCCGAGGAGTCCGGTCTGCTGGGATCGCAGTACTTCGCCGAAAACCCGCCGGTCCACGCCGGAAAGATCTCCGCCAACATCAACCTCGACGCCACCAACATCTTCGGAAAAACCAGGGATTTCGTAGCCATCGGTTACGGGCGATCCGATATCGATGGAATTCTGGATGAGGAGGCCCGCAGGCTCGGCCGAACTGTCAAACCGGACCCGCGTCCGGAACAGGGAATCTATTACCGGTCCGACCATTTCTCGTTTGCCCGGCAGGGAATTCCTGCGCTTTACCCCAATCCGGGAACCGATTTTGTCGACAAACCCGACAACTTCAATGATCAGGTCGCAGAGTATCGCGAAAAAATCTATCACACGGTACACGACAAGGTCCACGACTGGTGGGATCTTTCCGGGGCCGTTGAGGATATGAAGCTCATCTATCGGGTGGCAAAACGCATCGCAAACGCGGACGCCATGCGGCAATGGGTTCCGGGCGGTGAGTTTGAACAGGCGCGGATTAACGCGATGGAAGAGGCCGCCGCCCTTCCGGAGCCCTACTAA
- a CDS encoding high-potential iron-sulfur protein produces the protein MSKDNSISRKAFLGKIAMLGLAGSGAGVFLKGCGNGNGEEAAPEAAADPCGDLSGISEAQLQLRETLNYVAETPNPEERCDNCEYWVDDQHGPQCGGCTLFAGPVHPAGWCSSWVPQS, from the coding sequence ATGAGTAAAGATAACAGCATCAGCAGAAAAGCTTTTCTAGGGAAAATTGCCATGCTCGGCCTTGCCGGATCCGGAGCGGGTGTATTTTTAAAAGGATGCGGAAACGGAAATGGCGAAGAGGCGGCACCGGAAGCGGCGGCCGATCCGTGCGGAGATCTTTCCGGTATCAGCGAAGCGCAGCTTCAGCTCCGGGAGACTCTGAATTATGTAGCCGAAACCCCCAATCCCGAGGAGCGATGCGACAATTGTGAATACTGGGTGGATGATCAGCACGGACCGCAATGCGGCGGTTGTACATTATTCGCCGGACCGGTTCATCCCGCCGGATGGTGTTCATCATGGGTGCCGCAGTCCTGA
- a CDS encoding prolyl oligopeptidase family serine peptidase — MYYKLNSVDVTHVDSRDGAPVCGNRIPDLSQVKQPVRGRHFPSFAAGMANLASLKHLQAAGILILLLVSGVTDIRAQGRAMEVEDIMKFRQIVNPELSLSGQFVIYEATPDRGDGTALLIDELGEELIRLERGTSPGISDDDRWMMARIHKPWRERLTENSQPDSLVVVRTDRSDTLRFGNVEEARFSRDSRWLMVMTRPDPDQPDKPGERTPPGGTLSVYSLLDDAFLQNRPDRNTPRDPITPNGDKSSDEADSSSDENRPDEFQPSRENHAPDSETRRRLFHADGVRSFSVDSLSTRMVYAVVDSAGDTNALLAVDLQADSLAARIVHRQKNAVYDGFTWHEKQSRLAFLYSREDGYGNPSPAELYVWNGPDWRLDRIAASNVFGDDRVVPLHSELTWSRDGNRLFFGWQPVTMYRHSLYREKEEQSTVTDRDTILAEAEVDVWHGRDPLIKPHEKQTWEQRRDHTYLVVYHFDRNRLVELADDRVPYVTPVDNGRYALGRNPRPYKREITWDGWYSDYYMVNLRDGSRQEVIDRLRSAPVSLSPNGRYVLFYESEHWHLYDADRNIIHNLTEPLGVSFADEDHDAPHPPNSYGMAGWVEGDRAVVIYDKYDIWQIDTRSREALNLTAGEGRRLQRQFRIAASSPEHDAFLRNEHLLVRSFNERNKEYGFYGVRIGREGCERFLEGPWRYEFVGQSKSGERILFTRESYREFPDLWVSDRRLRFPRKATLANPWIGNYAWGNAELVQWRDMDGEPLDGVLITPDNYTQGEPVPVLVYFYEQFSHRLHHFNEQVINHRPGFPFYASNGYAVFLPDVRYDIGIPGFSATRSIVPGVQMLIDRGIADPEAIALHGHSWSGYQAAHMATQTHIFAAIIAGAPVSNMTSAYSGIRHGSGLARQFQYEQTQSRIGGSLWEKRDKYIENSPVFYADRIRTPMLIMFGDRDDAVPWEQGIELYLAMRRLQKDVIFLQYRNEPHHPQQYANKLDYFLRMKEYLDHHLKGAPAPDWIRKGVPYTGE, encoded by the coding sequence ATGTATTACAAATTAAATAGTGTGGATGTGACCCATGTCGACAGCAGAGATGGTGCCCCGGTTTGCGGCAACCGCATACCGGACTTGTCCCAGGTGAAACAACCCGTGCGAGGCCGCCATTTTCCGTCCTTTGCAGCCGGTATGGCAAACCTGGCTTCGCTGAAACATCTGCAGGCCGCCGGAATTCTGATTCTGCTGCTGGTGTCCGGCGTGACGGACATCCGGGCACAGGGCCGGGCCATGGAGGTCGAGGATATCATGAAATTCCGGCAGATCGTCAACCCGGAATTGTCCCTTAGCGGACAGTTTGTGATCTATGAGGCTACGCCGGATCGCGGTGACGGTACGGCCCTGCTTATCGATGAACTGGGCGAGGAGCTGATCCGCCTGGAACGGGGCACCTCCCCCGGGATTTCGGATGACGACCGATGGATGATGGCACGCATCCATAAACCCTGGAGGGAACGCCTGACGGAGAACTCACAACCCGACAGCCTGGTGGTAGTGCGTACCGACCGCTCCGACACCCTGCGGTTCGGCAATGTGGAAGAGGCCCGGTTTTCCAGGGACAGCCGCTGGCTGATGGTAATGACCCGGCCCGATCCGGATCAGCCCGACAAACCCGGAGAGCGAACGCCACCGGGCGGCACTCTCTCGGTTTATTCCCTTTTGGATGATGCCTTTCTGCAAAACCGGCCCGACCGGAACACACCGCGTGATCCAATTACACCGAACGGTGACAAATCATCGGATGAAGCTGATTCATCAAGCGATGAAAACAGACCGGATGAATTCCAGCCATCCCGCGAAAACCATGCACCTGATTCTGAAACACGCCGCCGTCTGTTCCATGCTGATGGCGTTCGCTCTTTTTCGGTAGACAGCCTCTCCACACGAATGGTGTATGCGGTGGTGGATTCCGCAGGAGATACCAACGCCCTGCTTGCCGTGGACCTTCAGGCCGATTCGCTCGCGGCCCGCATCGTACACCGGCAAAAAAACGCTGTATACGACGGATTTACCTGGCACGAAAAGCAGAGCCGGTTGGCGTTTCTGTACAGTCGCGAAGATGGTTATGGAAATCCATCACCGGCAGAATTGTATGTATGGAACGGGCCGGATTGGCGCCTTGACCGGATTGCAGCGTCAAACGTGTTCGGGGACGACCGGGTGGTGCCGCTACACTCGGAGCTGACCTGGTCCAGGGATGGCAATCGCCTCTTTTTCGGCTGGCAGCCCGTGACCATGTATCGGCACAGCCTGTATCGGGAAAAGGAGGAACAGAGTACCGTTACCGACAGGGATACCATATTGGCAGAGGCGGAAGTGGACGTGTGGCACGGACGTGATCCACTGATCAAACCCCACGAGAAGCAGACATGGGAGCAGCGGCGGGATCACACCTATCTGGTGGTTTACCATTTTGACCGGAACCGGCTGGTGGAACTGGCGGATGACCGGGTGCCGTACGTGACGCCGGTGGATAATGGCCGCTATGCCCTGGGTCGCAATCCGCGGCCCTATAAACGCGAAATCACCTGGGACGGCTGGTACAGCGACTACTATATGGTCAACCTCCGGGACGGCTCCCGCCAGGAGGTGATCGACCGGTTGCGCTCAGCCCCGGTTTCTCTCTCGCCCAACGGTCGTTATGTGTTGTTTTACGAATCGGAGCACTGGCATTTGTATGACGCCGACAGAAACATCATCCATAACCTGACCGAGCCGCTCGGAGTGTCTTTTGCCGATGAAGATCATGATGCACCCCATCCACCGAACAGTTATGGTATGGCAGGCTGGGTGGAAGGTGACCGCGCAGTGGTGATTTATGACAAATACGATATCTGGCAGATCGACACCCGCTCGAGGGAAGCGTTGAACCTGACAGCGGGTGAAGGGCGAAGGCTGCAGAGACAGTTCCGGATCGCAGCCAGTTCGCCGGAACATGACGCGTTTCTGCGCAATGAACATCTGCTGGTTCGCAGTTTTAATGAACGGAATAAAGAGTATGGCTTTTACGGCGTGCGAATCGGCAGGGAGGGATGTGAGCGCTTTCTGGAAGGGCCATGGCGCTATGAATTTGTCGGCCAGTCGAAATCCGGCGAACGCATACTGTTTACAAGGGAAAGTTACCGGGAGTTTCCTGATCTCTGGGTGTCGGACCGGCGGCTTCGTTTTCCGAGGAAGGCCACCCTGGCCAACCCCTGGATCGGCAATTACGCCTGGGGCAACGCCGAGCTGGTGCAATGGCGGGATATGGATGGAGAACCGCTGGACGGGGTGCTGATTACCCCGGATAATTATACGCAAGGAGAGCCGGTCCCGGTACTGGTCTATTTCTACGAGCAGTTTTCACACCGCCTGCACCATTTCAATGAGCAGGTGATAAACCACCGGCCGGGGTTTCCCTTCTACGCCAGTAACGGTTATGCGGTTTTCCTGCCGGATGTACGATACGATATCGGCATTCCCGGATTTTCCGCCACCCGCTCCATAGTGCCGGGCGTCCAAATGCTGATTGACAGAGGTATCGCCGATCCGGAGGCCATAGCTCTGCACGGACACTCCTGGAGCGGATATCAGGCGGCACATATGGCGACCCAGACTCACATTTTTGCCGCGATCATCGCCGGGGCGCCGGTCTCCAACATGACCAGTGCCTACAGCGGCATCCGGCACGGAAGCGGACTGGCCCGGCAGTTTCAGTACGAACAGACACAGAGCAGGATAGGGGGGAGTCTGTGGGAGAAGCGCGACAAGTACATCGAAAACTCCCCGGTGTTCTACGCCGACCGCATCCGCACCCCCATGTTGATCATGTTCGGCGACCGGGACGACGCGGTGCCCTGGGAACAGGGGATTGAGCTCTATCTGGCGATGCGGCGTCTGCAGAAAGATGTCATTTTCCTGCAGTACCGGAACGAGCCCCATCACCCGCAGCAATACGCCAACAAACTGGACTACTTCCTGCGGATGAAGGAGTATCTGGATCACCACCTGAAAGGCGCTCCGGCCCCGGACTGGATTCGCAAGGGGGTGCCCTATACCGGCGAATAA
- a CDS encoding NAD-binding protein, producing MTAKKSYLHHFFDRKSTRTNFKRLLLFVALLVAVIFLYAAFFQVISYYEGQSHSWISGLYWTLVTMSTLGFGDIVFTSDVGRIFSSVVLVSGVVFLLVMLPFTFIQFFYAPWLEAQAQARAPKSLPTETRNHIILTRYNAVAVAFIDKLKTFDYDYWIIVPDLNEALDISDLGYNVIHGAVDDPETWHKVRVEKAAMVVANDNERVNTNVTFTIRELTESVPIVTFTHTDEAVDILQLAGSDLVLNLAEMMGQSLVRRVVSGSARVHVIGRFQELIVAEAPAMDTPLVGKTLTETRLRELTGVNVVGIWERGKFRIAKSNTRIESKSILVMVGRIDSLRKYDELLGIYHATDAPVVVLGGGRVGEVVARSLKERRIPFKIVEKSAHIGKFKSVQIVGDAADLKVLKKADIDKAHTVIITPNEDDTNIYLTLYCRRLRPDLQIISRATLDRNQQTLRRAGADFTLSYATMGANAIFNFLQRGEVVMLAEGLNVFRVSTPKKLRGKLIRDLEIRDQTGCTIVGIEKDGEITLQPEPEHELKDDQKIILIGTMEAEKLFWKMYNEGRPTEGRRKFFMKRIRDLTG from the coding sequence TCTGCATCATTTCTTTGACAGAAAGTCGACACGAACCAACTTCAAGAGGCTGTTGCTGTTTGTGGCCCTTCTGGTTGCGGTGATTTTCCTGTATGCCGCTTTTTTTCAGGTGATCTCCTACTATGAAGGCCAAAGCCACAGCTGGATTTCCGGCTTGTACTGGACACTGGTTACCATGTCCACGCTCGGCTTCGGTGATATTGTGTTCACTTCCGATGTCGGTCGGATATTCTCCAGTGTGGTTCTGGTCAGCGGTGTGGTCTTTCTTCTGGTGATGCTCCCATTTACCTTTATCCAGTTTTTTTACGCGCCCTGGCTGGAGGCCCAGGCTCAGGCTCGCGCACCGAAATCCCTGCCGACAGAAACCCGCAATCACATCATTCTCACTCGCTACAACGCGGTGGCGGTCGCTTTCATCGATAAACTGAAAACGTTCGACTATGACTACTGGATCATTGTGCCGGACCTCAACGAGGCGCTGGATATCAGTGACCTGGGATATAACGTGATCCACGGTGCGGTGGACGATCCGGAGACCTGGCACAAAGTCCGTGTCGAAAAGGCTGCGATGGTGGTTGCCAATGATAATGAGCGGGTCAATACCAATGTCACGTTCACCATTCGGGAACTGACCGAATCGGTACCAATTGTCACGTTTACGCACACCGATGAAGCCGTCGATATCCTGCAGCTGGCGGGAAGCGACCTGGTATTGAACCTGGCCGAAATGATGGGACAGTCGCTGGTGCGCCGGGTGGTAAGCGGAAGCGCCCGGGTGCATGTCATCGGCCGCTTCCAGGAGCTGATTGTTGCCGAAGCTCCGGCCATGGATACCCCGCTGGTGGGGAAAACACTGACAGAAACCCGGCTTCGGGAACTCACGGGCGTGAATGTCGTCGGAATCTGGGAACGGGGCAAATTCCGCATTGCCAAATCCAATACCCGGATAGAGAGTAAAAGCATTCTGGTGATGGTAGGCAGGATCGACAGCCTGCGGAAATATGACGAACTCCTGGGCATCTATCACGCCACCGATGCCCCGGTAGTAGTGCTTGGCGGAGGACGAGTCGGCGAAGTGGTGGCCCGGTCGCTAAAGGAACGACGCATTCCTTTCAAAATAGTTGAAAAATCCGCGCATATCGGAAAATTCAAAAGCGTACAGATTGTTGGTGATGCCGCCGACTTGAAGGTGCTTAAAAAGGCCGATATCGACAAGGCGCATACGGTGATCATTACCCCCAATGAAGACGACACCAATATTTATCTGACCCTTTATTGTCGAAGACTGCGGCCCGACCTTCAGATTATTTCCCGGGCAACGCTCGACCGCAACCAGCAGACATTGCGTCGTGCCGGTGCCGATTTCACCCTGTCGTACGCTACCATGGGTGCCAATGCCATTTTCAACTTCCTGCAGCGCGGAGAGGTGGTGATGCTGGCGGAAGGGCTTAATGTGTTTCGGGTCAGCACCCCCAAAAAGCTTCGCGGTAAACTTATCAGAGATCTGGAGATTCGCGACCAGACCGGCTGCACCATCGTCGGGATTGAGAAAGACGGAGAAATAACACTGCAACCGGAGCCGGAACACGAACTCAAAGACGACCAGAAAATCATTTTGATCGGTACGATGGAAGCCGAGAAACTGTTCTGGAAAATGTACAATGAAGGCAGGCCGACCGAAGGACGCAGGAAGTTTTTTATGAAACGAATCCGTGATCTCACGGGCTGA